Part of the Tenebrio molitor chromosome 4, icTenMoli1.1, whole genome shotgun sequence genome, AACATCGTTAGTATCATCTGTAGTTTGAATTGTACAATCGGAAAAGTGCTATgaagtagtttttttttttgtacttacgTAGATGTAAACAATCGCTGACGGTGAATATCTTATAACCAAATCTTTGTTGAAATTCtcaattaaataatgaaaagaGAGCAACATACAACAGAAACTAACTAAGCTCAAACAAGCGTTTAAAATCTTTGTAAACTTGTGGTAGCCGAACTCATAAGATACTTTTTTCAATCCCACAAATGGATCATCAGTCTCTGGAATTTATCATCTCTAATGAATAACTAAGTTTTGTGAAAAACTTACCATCGAAGGGATTTACTCGATTCATCTTTCTGATTCAGTAAAATACATCGAATATTcggacaaataataattttgccaGGATGGTTATCTCTAAACTAATATTTTTCGCAAGTGGCGAAATAGTTGTCTAATTAAGAATTTTGAAACGGTGAACCACTGTCGTGGACAGCTTACCACTGAAGCGAGTCCTTAATTCTCTTTTATACTTTAGAAAGAGACTGATTACTGCTGTACTTCAACAGACATTTTCTTTGTTTGATTATCTCAATCTTAAATTACTGCTTTTGATAGATATTAACGTCTCAATAGCAATataatgatgatgatgatgatgattaccgaaattagtaaatatttaagttaTCGTGAGTGGATACATGTATCGCTTACCTaagtactaataataataaaattatttattatgtcTTCCAAtcgattgaaaaaaatactaaatattcTAGTTAATAGTCTGACTAATGCGTCTACAACGGACAAATCAAtgaataaattgtaaaatattaattttcccTAATATCATGTGATTATTCTTTTCTTCAAATCAACACTTCCCAAGAgctcaatttttgtttaaggcTAAAgacttaattgttttttttgacAACAGTCAATAGCAGTGTCATTGAGAAGGTCAACATTAGCTTCAGTAAGAATTTGCTAAATTTTAGTTCATTCAATTTAGAATAAATCACAGttgtatattttgaggttagagTACtgccttctttttttttgtagagcggcactTCGTATTTTACAAAGGTAATCCAAAGGTACAACTAGATGAAactctttttgtttttgcgcagaacactacctgtttccaaaaacatgtttacgcatttgtagactttctgggcaagttgttggttaagtgccttgaaagtctggaaatttttgttgaaattcctcaaaaactcgaggtgtcgaataggaccAAGCCTTTCTCAATTGCTGAAGAAACACtggacaatgaaaatttgttactctaaagtgaacatattgtaataccaaattttaatagtcaataattaataatgacaattaccattgtaatgacatttgaattaaatttttacgtgctgccaactgaagtgtattaatcatggttatttcgattttttttaattttcgatcgcacggtactaGTCAtagtacagggtgagcaacaataactgattcagttggcaaaaaaaaaaatttacataaaattttcaagactgtgaattgtacctatttcggtttgttttattgacattattgacagttggtatacatttcaaatttaaaactgttggtttttgtaatcgtttattaataaaatggttttctcgttggaacatgccataaaagtcaccaaaaatcaccagaatttattgccaactcaatcagtacttgttgctcacacggtaatAGTAACGCTTTCCAAAACGAGCTacaatctgtttcaaaatcaaaaatccaccatcTGTTGGCTtccttttcaatttcaatctcaactttaCATTCAtttcatcccttcgcaataaatcatatttggaattttgatgtatattttgaggttagagTACTGCCTTTTTTAGTAGAGCGGCACTTCGTactttacaagggtaatgcaaagatgaaaatcattttgttccacactgtatataaatTCATAGAAAACACTtgcttcaaatttaaaaatattcttcacaataaaattattcctTTTTCATCTTCAGAGTAGAGATATTTTCTTCaacaatattttcattattatttaatttccaCTATTCTAAAATGCCAAGACTAGTGAAGAAGAAGCCTGTCAGAAGATCCTGGAAAcaatagataaaaataattttatgaagCTATTAAGAAACTCAACGTAAATACcctgagatcatttaaatctataattaaagtaggcaatgagttttaaattagattggcaacactgttgtCATTTAGGGTTCTCATATTcaaaagttttaatttaaaagaatttcAGCACTAGAAAATAATACAGTTTTATTAACAATCACAGAAAGTGTTTTCTCCCGGAATTGCgaagcgtcactttgacaattcaaatcaagttgtcaacagtgttgccaatctaattgaCAATTGGGGAATTGTTTACCACTAAATTTATCAAcgccaaattaattttcttgcgGATATTTTTCAGACTAGTTTCACAATCTTGATCCATTTGTGTAGACTTCAGTTGGTGAAAGAAATCATGAGAGTCATTGCAGATCGCTTCCGCTGGTGAAGAAACCCAAACTGAAAATCACAAGAGAATCTAGACTAAATGAATCAATATGTTTATGACAGTCAATGTGATTCTGAAGGTAACGTGGCTAATCTTCTTTCCCATGATTCTTACTTTGCACTTGTTTTTTCGTCAGATCACGTTTCTTATTGTCCCTTTCAACCTGTCGATacacagggtgttattgaaatgtgTGACCAAATTTTAGCCACGAGTTACTGGCTtgatgtagaactcggaaaaaatatttaaaatcattctatgccaaaaaataaaatttcatttattttttttgagctacattttttttaattgcttttggtcttctacgttgtcccacaacctcgtaggtaaaatttcggcacattttaaaaatacaccgtgtatatcatattttatcaaatgtacgccaatgcgaagtaaccccTAGggtctaggaaatatgctttaaaacaaggaaactgGAAAATAGAACGCTAAGAAGAAGTTTGCGTTTCTGTACGAGGAAGTTCTTTtggtaatttcgaaaaatgaTCGAACCAACTTGCTTCAGTGGTAAATGTTGTTTAATAACAAGGAATTGTCTGAAGATTTGTGATAATGTCATCGATGAAGGAGTCTTCTGACGTGCTTCTCTTTTTGATATTTATCGATACTTGTAcgtaaataagaaaaaaccAAACTACTTCAGCAAATTTATTGATAATGGTAGTATAGTACTGATGTGACAAACCCCACTACAGTTGGCACATTTTAACAAAATCACAACCACGATTACGTAATAATCTTTGTGATCCATGCCTGGACAAGATTGTCTAAGAAATTTATTGCTGCAGATGTAGCGAAGAAAAAGCACCCTCCCCCCTTCATATGACGACACACTTGTTCCTGTCGAGAGCATCCTGGATGTTATCCAGCATCGGGCTCTGATCCCTCGAGTCCAGACTGTCGATCATGGTGATCAGCTCCCTGAACACCGCCACCACCTTCCAGTTGTACTTGGCGCTGCACTCGATGTATCCGCACTTCCAGTGCTTCTTCACCAGATTGGCGATATCCCTGCGCTTCTCCTCGTGGCTGCTGGTGGGCTTGACCGCGGCGCCGGCCTCGTCGGCGATGAGGTCCTGCTTGTTGCCGACGACGAGCAGCGGCACGTTCGACATGTTGCGGCTCTCGCAGATCTGCTCCCGCAGCGTGCGGATGTACTGGAAGGTCTCCAGGTTGGACAGGTCGAAGACGAGGATGTAGGCGGAGGCGCTCCGCAAGCCGTAGTAGCGGTAGTTGGCCCACTCGTAATACGAGTTCACCGGGAAGTAGGGAATGACGGGGAGGTCGCTGATCTTGATCTCGTACAAGCGCTCGTTGGTGATGACGGATGGGTAATAGGTGTGCTTGCGGTCGGTGGGGATGTACTCCTCGCAGAAGTCGTTCCACACGAATTGCTGTCGACAGAATAGGGATGAGTGTGATTGAACGTGGGGGTGGCACTGATATACCGCATTCATATTATAATGAGCTTTTTGCTGCCGAATTCTACACAAATTCACATTTATTGCTGAGGGAGCGTTATTGACGTTCTTTTCAACACAATGAAATGATACCTACTGTGCCGAATAAAATAACGTCATGAACCAGAAGTAGTcacaaaagaaaacaaacttAATTATGACATTAGCAAGGTGAAAAGAAAATCGTTGTATCAAATAAACTACCGCGATtcgaaaaatttcatttgggACAAGCTTTGAAACGATTTCAATAGTGTTCTTTGAGAGGATATTCGCtgtaaaaaaagttacaaaattaattttctccaTTTTAGGACTTCCTATTATTGGCCTGAATAGCTTCCCtaaattacgattttttaattttgactaaTTGCAACGAAACGTCTTAACAACCACCTACTCGGGGggatttttgtttgttgcaaATTTCTATATTTCTCAATATCTTCGTCGGCACAATAACCCTTCAAAGTGGTGATGcagtaattaaataaaatttgccgACCGTCTTTGAAAATGTACTCAAATAGCTGTGGTTCGGCGCAGAGCACAAAATGCAGTCACGCCACCCATTTACGGGTAGAGATAAATTTAACAGGGGagacaatttaaatcattgtagaatcatcaaaatgtaaatatgatagtccaagtaaaaatgtattaagaAGGGACACCTGTTGCATGCGTTTAGATAAGTATTAGGAATTATGGGTTATTACAGATAACTGTAATACTCGTTCAAATGGGTGAAAAGAAAAGAGTAGAAAGGGAAGATCCCCAAGTAGAAGCGAAGAAGGAAAtaaaagcaaggaaatggatAGGGAAATGAAAACCATGATTATAGAGATAAGAGAGGATACGGCGGGAATAAGAGATGATAATAAAGTACTAAGAAAGGAATCAGCGGCAGTGAGAGAGCAGAAGGGGGAGCTAAGGAAAGAATTTAGGCcagtgagagaggagaagagaggaagagaagaaaaatggCAGGCGGAGGAGGTAGATTGGATGAAAAGAATGAAAATGATAGAAGAAAATttggaacaaagagaaaaaaatgagaagaagaataatgttataataaccGGAATAGGAAAGAGGAAATATGAGGAAATATAGAAAGGGGGTGGAAAAATGGTTTGAAGGGGAGATAGGGGTGAAAGTGAACGTAaaggaagcatttaaaataaataaaggtaAGATGATGCTgacaaaaatagaaagttggGAGCAGAAGAAGAACATTATGCTAAATAAGAGAGAAGATGTAATAGATGACGATTTGAcaaacgaagaaaaaaaacacaaaagaagttaagagAGGCTGCTAGAGAAAAGGAAGATAGAGGAAAAAGGGTGAAAATAGGATGCAGGAAGATACAGATAAACGGGGAATGATTTATATGGGATGGGAGAGAAGAGAAATTGAAGAAAACTTTttagaagaaggagagaagaGAAGACGAACCGGCGAGAAAAGGTATAAGAGAAGGGGAATAAAAATGTAGATGGACAAAGAAAACGGAAACCGGAAAAGAAGCACAAAAGGAAAAGTCGCTACCTAAAGAGTACAAATGGGAAGGTCAAGGGGccaaaaagagaaaataaaaagggAAGACCTACCGGGAGAATAATAACAGGGGTGAAATTGGGGATTAAAGAAAAGCGACAAGAAAAGGGAGAAGAAGGATGCATGGaaagaaatggtggaaaataatgacaatatacaGTAAAGAAATGAAGAGAACAAGaagctcggtggccgcatggctgtcggagacagtgctccgaggtcgcggtcccggcgctagtgggttcgaatcccaccgaagggggaggattttttcgaaggaaggaacctccgccgggccatggatcggggaaagtaccccggagccccgctGCACCACataagaaaaaagagaaaaacaagCCGACCGCAAaaggtacctgataggccaagtggtgaaaggggaaagggtataaaaaaaaaacaagaagacGTATTGAAGACGCAATGAAAGAAAACAGGGACGATCGTAATCTCTTGGGAAAAATAGGAATAGGAAAATAGGAAAATAGGAGGAAGAGGAGACGAGGGaagggaaaaaaaaatccaaagacaAAGTGGAAAATGCAGAGGGTCAGAGACTGATGAAATGGATCGAAGAAGATGGATGGGAAGTGTTGAACGGGAACAAACAAGGGGACGAAGAAGGGGAATGGACCTATATAGGTAGCAGGAGGGATAGAGTGATAGATTACGGAATAGTGAACGAAGAAGCATGGGAAAAGTACAAGAATTCAGAATAGGAGAGTCGGACCATCTTGTAGCTTTGAGGAAGCAAAGGAAGGCAAAGAACAGAGAAGGAAAGGGATGGGGGATAGGAATAAAActgttcatttttatttttttggagtTGCTGTTTTATGTTTCAGTTCTTGACGTAGTTGAGACTGTAAATGGTGACAATATCCTCAAGAGATGGAAACGTGCAGAAAGTTTACGAACGAGTCCTACACGATCGTTCTTTAGACACATCGTAAATAGTCACGTAGCAAGCTTGAACGTAAAAATGATTAATACGTTCAGATAAAAGCATTAAAAGAACGAGCGAACGCAGTTAAGTAAAAGTTTATCAATCGTGAAGCCAGGGATTGGATTGTTGCCAGAACatgaaaacatttatttttatagctTCTTGCTATGAGCTCTCcagtcaaatttgaaattacacATCGCATAACAACGAAACTGCTCCACTCACTACGGTGGCGTTCCTCAGAGCTCTGTTTCGGGTCCCCTTCATGTTCGCTATATACaactgtctataaaagaatgtaggaTCGCAGATGGCTctggaatttgaatttgtcatctggtttaaattcataaaatactAATCGCAAACTGTTAAATATTGCTGCTTTGTTGTTTCTTGAGTTCCTGGTCTGtttattcttttaaaaaaacctTTTTCCAAGCAAGATAATTTCCGGTGGTGTTACAAAGGTTTTGTCTTtatctgtttttatattgCAAATCAGCATAATTTGTTTGAGTGTTGAGATCtcctaataaataattatttcattattttatttttatttcgttttctTTGTAAAGTACATATTTTGTCAAGCcaggcaaccagtaaaaccaATTTGTTCTGAGAGTTGCATATCCTACATCATACTAACATTATTCGATTTCTGGTGAAAGAGTCGGCAAACTTTCGCCGCCTACTACGATCCTacattcatttatagacaaTCTGTGCAATAAACATGCAACGGTGCTGACAATAAGCAGTTCAGGTGAAATCCTACATtgacattaataaattttgttggaaaggtttggaaataatacaaaaggaacaaaaaattaatatctcTTGACGTCCTGTCGCaatctaaaaaattcaacaCTGTCCTCGTGCAGAGCTGTATTTCAGTGAGGACGTGCGTGCGTAATAAAATGCCTTGCTGCTCTCACAGTTGTGTGAATATTTAATGCAGCCTGTTTGGAACTATTGTTACAGTTTGCTTCGCTCTGACATGATTAGTTGGTTTGTTGCGACTGCTATTCACAAAAATTTGAGAACACTTAAAAACTGCACTGCAGATTTTTCTATCGCAAAGCCACGAATAAATGGCGTACGCTGTTAGCTGTGCCACTATAAGAAGTGCCATTttctaaattacaaaaatggcGGATGCGCTGGGAAGTTCCGAGATTAAATGTTTAGATATCCCGTTTAAACTGAGTTCGAACTGTAAACTACATCCCTGAGATTTTCTTATGGCGGATTCAGCAAAAAACTTCATTCTCGCTATCTCCCAAACTAACATTGACATTTGCTGAAGCGTAAGAAAATTGAGCGTTCTGTGTTACGTATTGGAAATAAATCTTCTCGGAAAACCTGAAGTCTACACCTGCGCAATATTGTGAATAGAGCGAGAGTTAGTGCTGACCCTTGAGCAACTCCAAACTGaacgaattaaaaaacgaaagagtgaaaaaattgttgtggATGTTTTTGCAAATAGAACTATCGACCACGTAGCCCGCGAATAAATCTGCCGCCGCCCCCAGCCCTGCAACCGTCACATTCCGAGCTTGTACATTTGCGGCGACACCCCTCGTAACCTCCACCCGTTCCGTGTCAtcacatttaatatttaagtCTTTTCGCGGCCGTAAAAATCGACGAAGGCGCGGAAAATTGTTAGGCCGCGATAAAAAGCGTGCACACTTGGATGGGAAACGGTCCGTAATGGTTGATTTAAGGGCGAGACCATCCAACGATACGAGCAAATTTCGGTTTGAACGTTACAGATTGCAGGGGAGGATAAAACCCACCATTACAGCTCCTATAAAATCCACCTCGCCATCCACGTCGTAATTTGTTCCTTTGTCCGGATAAGAAGATAATAAATGGGCGCATTTGCTCttttcaatcatttctatCGGAGGAGACGTGGAGAAAAATGTCTTGGTGGCAGGCGCCGCGTTTGAATATTTCAGAGCGTGTTGGGGTGAGTTATTGGATTTTGTTGGTATACAGGATGTGGGGACAGATTTCGAGATGTGTATGGTAATTTGTTTGGTTCggtaattttcaattttccgaCGACAAAGCAAATGGGAGTTTTTGGTGGCTTTCAAGTTTTTAGCTCTCTTGCTTTCGATAAGTTCGCATTGTGCGAGATCAATTTGGGTAGAAATGTGGATGAAGAGGGGCTTGCTTTATGACGAACAGAACTGAGTTTGGGTTCTGCACCATTCGATGGATTTCCaatttttcaagattttttttctctcgttCTTCCATTCTTTATTCACTCGCTTGTTGCGTCAAGGAATTCTGCAATTTGTCCGTTTTTGTACAATTACCATTTCCCTTCAGATTGTATcttgtgatcaaaaagaaaacaaatcagagcaggcgttgcaaattatccgtcatgtcgtagcggaatcttATGCAACGTAAAATATTGCATTCGTAAAACTGAGTAATTTGTTGCCAAACGCGCCGCCACtgatttttcggtgaaatgtcaaacaaacgtcaattttaaagcaacggtgttgATGTTGACCTTGAAAAAAGTTTATGGACGTTTCCTGTACTTTTAAAACTTCACACCGCGTGCTCCACCTAACCTAACAAAACTTGCAAAATTTGACACATTCGCAGCGCCCTCTGGTAAAATATGAATCGGTACTGCAGCCGCCGCGCTCTTGTTGATTTTAATTGCGGAGTCATTAACATAGAATAAAGAAGGAATTAAAGACAAAATTTGCATTCTGCAAATTGGAATTAAATCCGAGCTTTGAGAATAATTTGCTTTGAGTGGAAACACCTCATTTACGCCTTAATCATGATAATTTCAGAAAAGGAAAAACAGGGAAACCAACTAGAAactgtttgaattttttattaacattaactAAACCAACTCCGGGGGAAAGTTCCAGTTTTGAAAGAGCTGCCTCATAAAGTATCCTAATAAAACTTTCAGTAGTTTGTTCACAAACTCGTTAACTATGCATTAGAGGAATTTGTTTTATCTTGTAGGAAATGTTTAATCGAGCTCGTTTAAGCGAGCACTTTGGTAAAAAATGTAGAggaaaatataatataaagcTAAAGTGCGAACTTACTTAAATCAGTAGTTTGGAAAATTATGAATGTCAATGTGTCGGGAAAGGAatcgaaatatattttttggcttcctcaactctaaatgacatgtttacacattttgaacagctacggtatcttgatttttacgcACTAATCAAACGAcctgtcattttaccgcacggagtgtgtaaaataccacgaaaattttaagctttcagggacctccaaaaaaactgtcattttATCATAAAGTCCATTGATACTAAAACAAGAGACCGCTACCATTGATCCGttcagttttcgaaaatgaacataattGTGAATTCTGATGGCGCCATCTTGTGGTATAGATCGTAAGCATATCAGTTATCGGTATAATAGATAACATTctggtatttttttaatcagtcTTTGAGAAAACGAGTTGTCGGCCAAAAACattaatacattactaatgcggtatgcattttacatcgctcggtttttgttaaaacacccCCGCTGCGCCgtcgtgtttcaatctaaaaacctcgcgctgtaaaatgtaacTTACCGCATTTGTAATGTGAATAACTATTCagatattgtaaataaaacgtGCAAATAAATACTTGATAAAGAATCTCTTTAAAAATAAGCACAAGAAGAAGCGGTAAGTGGATGAGgaaattgtttttagtttgtttctCCGAGTTCAa contains:
- the LOC138129429 gene encoding ras-like protein family member 10B, with translation MRVFFECLSIVDCQQCQLSYDAHTTQHRSQLDRYENWKLDLDFLERRQNEPNNESQEAPRSPIEISPESVDRVKVILLGAPAVGKTSIIQQFVWNDFCEEYIPTDRKHTYYPSVITNERLYEIKISDLPVIPYFPVNSYYEWANYRYYGLRSASAYILVFDLSNLETFQYIRTLREQICESRNMSNVPLLVVGNKQDLIADEAGAAVKPTSSHEEKRRDIANLVKKHWKCGYIECSAKYNWKVVAVFRELITMIDSLDSRDQSPMLDNIQDALDRNKCVVI